Sequence from the Miscanthus floridulus cultivar M001 chromosome 16, ASM1932011v1, whole genome shotgun sequence genome:
CCCACGCCAAGTCCCCAAACTAAGGAACCAACACGAGCGGAAAATCAGAGCGTCCGCGGGGAATGGGAACAGATTTTGGGGTAATACCGTCGAGGGAGAGGGCGTTGACGGGCGGGTTGGAGATGGTGATGACGGCGACGCCGTCTGCGCGCACCTCCATGGTGGTGGTGCCCCTCGCCATCTTCGGCGACGGCAACGACAATGCGGCGGGGCAAGAGTCGTGGGTCACCGGTGCCCTGGGTTTTATGGGCGTTTATGCCTGTTAGGCTATCTCAAGGAGAAAGACCCATACCAAAGATCCGTTCCGGAATCCAGGTGACGCACAGTGAATGAGTGTGATACCTAAATTCCTCCGTTTCTAATGGCGAAGGCAAAATATCTTCGGTCCTCTCTCTCCCACTCGGGTATGGGGATGGCGACGACGTGGGGCGACGGCGCGCTCTGGCGCTGGCGCGGCGCCCAGAtccggccccctccctctccttcttcttccccgagcccggcggagctcgcgcctgcgtccggcccccctccctctccttctccttcttcgcgCCCGCGGTTCGGCGGAGCTCGCGTCCGGCGGAggtcgcgcccgcgcccgcggctcGGGGGAGCTCGCCCCGCGGCCCGGCCGAGCTCGCGCCCGGAtccggccccctccctctccttcttcttccccgagccggcggagctcgcgctcgcgtccggcccccctccctctccttctcctccttcgCGCCCGCGGTTCGGCGGAGCTCGCGTCCGGCGGAGGTCGCGCCCGGCCGAGCTTGCGCCCGCGCCGGCGGATCTCGCGCCCGCGGCTCGGCGGAGCTCGCCCCCGTGGCTCGGCGGAACTCGCCCCCGCGGCCCGGCCGAGCTCTCGCCTGGATCCGAccccccccctccctctccttcttcttccccgagcccggcggagctcgcgcccacgttcggcccccctccctctccttctccttcttcgcgCCCGCGGCTCGGCGGAGCTCGCGTCCAGCGGAGCTCACgcccggcggagctcgccccCACGGCccggccgcgcccgcgccggcggatctcgcgcccgcggctcggcggagctcgcgcccggcggagctcgcgcgTCGTCTTGCCCCGACGGCCGCGCCCTGCCCCGACGGCTCCCACCATTTGGGTCGTCTCTCTTCAAAATGCAGATTTGCCTTACCAATCGCAGAGGACCC
This genomic interval carries:
- the LOC136510671 gene encoding vegetative cell wall protein gp1-like → MATTWGDGALWRWRGAQIRPPPSPSSSPSPAELAPASGPPPSPSPSSRPRFGGARVRRRSRPRPRLGGARPAARPSSRPDPAPSLSFFFPEPAELALASGPPPSPSPPSRPRFGGARVRRRSRPAELAPAPADLAPAARRSSPPWLGGTRPRGPAELSPGSDPPPPSPSSSPSPAELAPTFGPPPSPSPSSRPRLGGARVQRSSRPAELAPTARPRPRRRISRPRLGGARARRSSRVVLPRRPRPAPTAPTIWVVSLQNADLPYQSQRTQNG